A genomic window from Luteolibacter sp. LG18 includes:
- a CDS encoding glycoside hydrolase family 97 catalytic domain-containing protein: MIRTRLVPVAIVALLCDPTAFAETVVIDSPDSHLKLTIEVAPDGGVTHSLAVDAKPVISPSPLGFVGGRFASVKRRNENSVWKPVWGKRTLVPDRYREALIDLGSYQIEARAYDEGVAFRYVFPGARSVGAEATAFNFAGDYTAWSYNGENHNIGPEKLSASKGLRKPVMTIRTTANDYLALHEADLVEGEPLALEATPDKMSLRIASKPSASWKVIMFGRSPGALVDSHLIELLNPPPPASMDFSWVKPGVAVWDWRINGAKVDGFRYDMSLPSWKRMVDFASENGIPYLVLDANWYGPEFGNGSDPVKGGKVDQVREIIAYGKTRNVGLWLYLNDIGGRKFPIDETLKQYGEWGAAGVKYGFMNGSPGEKNQRTRMITELCAKNKLLCDYHDMPVHPYGQMRTWPNAVTREYCQSQLDGHKVFQPKTFVTSVFVNMLAGPIDMNNGLADLTQAGRVDHGVPVPSTLTAEVARTLIVFSGATIIPDIPEYYSRHPELLRFISAERMPWRESKTLAGEIGEYIVMARQAADGAWLIGAATNESPRELSVPLSFLAAGKYEALVIQDGPQSDYRTHVEDYRAETREVDKAAMIRVKLAPGGGACVLIRPKS; this comes from the coding sequence ATGATACGAACTCGTCTGGTGCCCGTTGCCATCGTCGCACTTCTTTGCGATCCGACCGCTTTCGCCGAGACCGTCGTCATTGATTCCCCGGACAGCCATCTCAAGCTGACCATCGAGGTCGCACCGGACGGCGGCGTCACGCATTCACTTGCAGTCGATGCGAAGCCGGTGATTTCGCCTTCCCCGCTGGGTTTCGTCGGAGGGAGGTTTGCCAGCGTCAAGCGACGCAATGAAAACTCGGTGTGGAAGCCCGTGTGGGGCAAGCGAACGCTCGTTCCGGATCGCTATCGGGAAGCGCTGATCGATCTGGGATCCTATCAGATCGAGGCGCGCGCCTACGATGAAGGTGTGGCGTTCCGCTACGTTTTCCCCGGCGCAAGGTCGGTCGGAGCGGAGGCCACCGCTTTCAACTTCGCTGGCGATTACACCGCGTGGTCCTACAACGGGGAGAATCACAACATCGGGCCGGAAAAACTCAGCGCTTCGAAAGGACTCCGGAAGCCGGTGATGACGATCAGAACCACCGCCAACGATTACTTGGCTTTGCACGAGGCCGATCTGGTCGAAGGCGAACCGTTGGCTTTGGAAGCCACACCGGACAAGATGTCGCTCCGGATTGCTTCCAAACCGAGCGCGTCGTGGAAGGTGATCATGTTCGGGCGCTCGCCCGGTGCCCTCGTGGACTCCCATCTCATCGAGCTGCTCAACCCGCCGCCGCCCGCCAGCATGGATTTCTCCTGGGTGAAGCCCGGTGTGGCCGTTTGGGACTGGCGCATCAATGGCGCAAAGGTGGACGGCTTCCGCTACGACATGTCCCTTCCGTCTTGGAAGCGCATGGTCGATTTCGCTTCCGAGAATGGAATCCCCTACCTGGTTCTGGACGCGAATTGGTACGGTCCGGAGTTCGGCAACGGTTCGGACCCGGTGAAGGGAGGAAAGGTCGATCAGGTCCGCGAAATCATCGCCTATGGGAAAACCAGGAACGTGGGCCTTTGGCTTTATCTGAACGACATCGGAGGACGCAAATTTCCCATTGATGAAACCTTGAAACAATATGGCGAGTGGGGTGCAGCGGGAGTGAAGTACGGCTTCATGAATGGATCGCCTGGAGAAAAGAACCAGCGTACCCGCATGATCACCGAGCTTTGCGCGAAGAACAAATTGCTGTGCGACTACCACGATATGCCGGTTCACCCATACGGCCAGATGCGGACGTGGCCCAATGCGGTCACCCGTGAGTATTGCCAGTCCCAACTCGACGGTCATAAGGTCTTTCAGCCGAAGACGTTCGTGACCAGCGTGTTCGTCAACATGCTCGCCGGGCCCATCGACATGAACAACGGTTTGGCCGATCTCACCCAAGCTGGCCGTGTGGATCACGGTGTGCCCGTGCCGTCCACACTCACCGCCGAGGTTGCCCGTACTCTGATCGTGTTCTCAGGGGCCACCATCATCCCGGACATTCCCGAATACTACAGTCGTCATCCTGAATTGCTGCGCTTCATCTCTGCTGAGCGCATGCCGTGGCGGGAGAGCAAGACACTCGCCGGAGAGATCGGCGAGTACATCGTGATGGCCCGGCAGGCAGCGGATGGAGCTTGGCTGATCGGTGCCGCCACCAATGAATCGCCGCGCGAATTGAGCGTGCCATTGTCCTTTCTGGCCGCTGGAAAATACGAGGCCCTCGTCATTCAGGACGGCCCTCAATCCGACTACCGCACCCATGTGGAAGACTATCGGGCCGAGACGCGGGAGGTGGATAAAGCCGCGATGATACGCGTTAAGCTCGCGCCCGGCGGCGGAGCTTGTGTGTTGATCAGGCCGAAATCCTGA